A single window of Aquarana catesbeiana isolate 2022-GZ linkage group LG10, ASM4218655v1, whole genome shotgun sequence DNA harbors:
- the LOC141111394 gene encoding pancreatic secretory granule membrane major glycoprotein GP2-like, which translates to MKTTLLLSVLCAVMAVAASQTCGSVTCATDEICNNITNTCQCNSTFYTFTPGSLPSPNLTCTGAKFNIQVSKCWLEKNGYNTSDIRLNSTNSECVAVNQSVNGISEMILQRPLITSDCNTVPVMNATHVMYTNQLYIFGKTDPIRITNDVVMNISCSYPLNINVTLNVTLHPIIGTTVINGPTGNASYAALMMAFKDNTYTTALSDSDTLIVEDTIYLSVRVPDLDANTFKLKVVNIYASPTSSSDQKYYLLQNGCPSSQISSDQLTVDSNGVGTESRFPMKVFQITSSNTVYLYADLALCSSDCNSTCSPQSKSDGSPDIAGRVSIFLDASDTYYYLDNSSARGFSMPWTLSALIFSCILVKLM; encoded by the exons ATGAAGACAACACTACTGCTATCTGTACTGTGCGCTGTCATGGCGG TGGCTGCGTCTCAGACCTGTGGAAGTGTCACCTGTGCTACTGATGAGATTTGTAACAATATTACTAATACCTGCCAGTGCAATTCAACTTTCTACACATTTACACCAG GAAGCCTTCCATCTCCAAATCTTACTTGTACTGGAGCAAAGTTCAATATACAAGTGTCAAAATGTTGGTTGGAAAAAAATGGTTATAATACGTCCGACATAAGGCTGAACAGCACCAACTCCGAGTGTGTCGCAGTAAATCAGAGTGTGAATGGAATTTCGGAGATGATCCTTCAGCGTCCATTGATAACCTCTGACTGTAACACAGTTCCTGTG ATGAATGCAACCCATGTTATGTACACAAACCAGCTGTATATTTTTGGCAAGACGGATCCAATCCGAATAACAAATGACGTTGTCATGAATATTTCCTGCTCTTACCCGCTGAATATAAATGTCACTCTTAATGTGACACTGCACCCAATAATTGg GACCACAGTAATAAACGGCCCTACAGGAAATGCAAGTTATGCAGCTTTAATGATGGCCTTTAAAGATAATACATATACGACCGCTCTCTCAGACTCTGACACCCTGATTGTGGAAGATACTATTTATCTTTCAGTGCGAGTACCAGATCTGGATGCGAACACCTTTAAACTCAAAGTGGTGAATATTTATGCCTCTCCTACCAGTTCAAGCGACCAAAAGTACTATCTTCTTCAGAACGG GTGCCCATCTAGCCAAATTTCTTCTGACCAGCTAACAGTGGACAGCAATGGAGTCGGCACTGAATCTCGGTTTCCTATGAAAGTCTTCCAGATTACCAGTTCTAACACCGTCTATCTCTATGCCGATCTTGCACTCTGCAGTAGTGATTGTAATTCG ACCTGCAGCCCTCAATCCAAGTCAGATGGTTCCCCGGACATTGCAGGAAGAGTCAGTATCTTTTTGGATGCAT CTGATACCTATTACTATTTAGATAACAGTTCTGCTAGAG GTTTCTCCATGCCTTGGACTTTGtctgctctgatcttctcctgcATCTTGGTGAAACTGATGTAA